From the Lolium rigidum isolate FL_2022 chromosome 2, APGP_CSIRO_Lrig_0.1, whole genome shotgun sequence genome, one window contains:
- the LOC124693249 gene encoding galactoside 2-alpha-L-fucosyltransferase-like encodes MEKPSSRRWSSGAVVEAGGHEEKLPLRGGLELHAHGHAGEQQEAGRGRHRRSCVRAGLVLCLLTLPAIVLLLQRWRTSSSPDWVFDVDPPMEDDDDQDIKDGVFDDLSPSAQIEYDRLLGGLLIEGFDERSCRSRYQFARYHKSERIPSPYLIERLRRQEALQKKCGPGTKSYRSAAEQIRSGQSINSTKDCNYVFLIIHAGLGNRMLEITSAFLYALLTDRILLVDRYKEIGDIFCEPFPGTSWLIPSDFPLSYDEFTLGSPESYGSMLQNNVISGNMYRSLASAKPPYVYLHLDGNYGFHDKLFYCEDDQQFLKGVPWLIIRTDMYFVPSLFLIPSYHEELSKLFPEKDTVFHHLGRYLFHPTNDIWYSVIKYYRTYLAKADKIVGIQIRVYEKKGILQRNGPFPHILEQILSCSQNEKLLPEIAGTDKAATTAGNNRTVAVLATSLSSWYSDEIRKRYSKHRTVDGTTVKVYQPSHEEYQKSRNRKHNMKALAEIYLLSMSDELITSGFSTFGYAAQGLAGLTPWIMYRSVNHVVPDPVCGRAMSIEPCFHQAPFYDCKAKRDTDLGKVVPYVKHCEDVSWGLKIVNRTRL; translated from the exons ATGGAGAAGCCGAGCAGCAGGCGCTGGAGCAGTGGCGCCGTCGTGGAGGCTGGCGGCCACGAGGAGAAGCTGCCCCTGCGCGGTGGCCTGGAGCTTCACGCCCACGGCCACGCCGGAGAGCAGCAGGAGGCGGGGCGAGGCAGGCACCGGCGCAGCTGCGTGCGCGCCGGGCTGGTGCTCTGCCTGCTGACGCTCCCGGCCATCGTCCTGCTCCTGCAGCGGTGGCGGACATCCTCCTCGCCGGACTGGGTCTTCGACGTCGACCCCCcgatggaggacgacgacgaccaaG ATATAAAGGATGGTGTGTTTGATGATCTATCTCCATCAGCACAAATTGAGTATGACAGACTTCTTGGTGGCCTTCTGATTGAGGGATTTGATGAAAGATCCTGTCGCAGCAGGTACCAATTTGCACGTTATCACAAGTCTGAAAGAATACCTTCTCCATACCTCATAGAAAGGTTAAGGAGACAAGAAGCACTACAGAAGAAATGTGGCCCAGGCACCAAATCATACCGCAGTGCTGCAGAACAGATAAGGTCCGGTCAGAGCATCAACAGTACAAAGGATTGCAACTATGTCTTCCTGATAATCCATGCTGGGTTAGGGAACCGGATGCTTGAGATAACTTCAGCGTTCCTGTACGCGCTTCTGACAGACCGGATTTTGCTTGTGGATCGTTACAAGGAGATTGGTGACATTTTCTGCGAGCCTTTCCCTGGAACTTCATGGTTAATTCCTTCTGATTTCCCTCTGAGCTATGATGAGTTTACTCTGGGTAGTCCTGAGAGCTATGGCAGCATGTTGCAGAATAATGTTATCAGTGGCAACATGTATCGGTCTTTAGCCAGTGCTAAGCCTCCCTATGTGTACCTCCACCTTGATGGTAACTACGGTTTCCATGACAAGCTTTTCTACTGTGAGGACGACCAGCAGTTCCTAAAAGGTGTTCCGTGGCTGATCATACGAACTGATATGTACTTTGTTCCATCGCTGTTCCTTATTCCAAGTTACCATGAGGAGCTCAGCAAGCTATTTCCTGAGAAAGACACTGTTTTCCATCACTTGGGGCGCTATCTTTTTCATCCGACAAACGACATTTGGTATTCAGTGATAAAGTACTACAGGACCTACCTTGCTAAAGCTGATAAGATAGTGGGAATTCAGATCAGAGTATATGAGAAAAAGGGCATCTTGCAAAGAAATGGCCCATTTCCACACATTTTAGAACAGATCCTATCATGTTCCCAGAATGAAAAGCTGCTGCCAGAAATTGCTGGGACTGATAAAGCAGCGACTACGGCTGGGAATAACAGGACAGTTGCCGTTCTTGCAACTTCCTTGAGCTCCTGGTACAGTGATGAGATCCGGAAAAGGTACAGCAAGCACCGGACTGTCGATGGCACCACCGTCAAAGTTTACCAACCGAGCCATGAGGAGTACCAGAAGTCGAGGAACAGGAAGCACAACATGAAGGCACTGGCCGAGATCTACCTGCTGAGCATGAGCGACGAGCTGATCACCAGCGGCTTCTCCACTTTTGGCTATGCCGCGCAGGGCCTCGCCGGACTGACACCGTGGATCATGTACAGGTCGGTGAACCACGTCGTGccggaccccgtgtgtggccgcgCCATGTCCATCGAGCCGTGCTTCCACCAGGCTCCCTTCTACGACTGCAAGGCGAAGAGGGATACTGACCTGGGCAAGGTGGTGCCTTACGTGAAGCACTGCGAGGACGTCAGCTGGGGGCTGAAGATTGTAAACCGAACTCGGTTGTAG